From the Macaca nemestrina isolate mMacNem1 chromosome 7, mMacNem.hap1, whole genome shotgun sequence genome, one window contains:
- the LOC105492563 gene encoding protein FAM98B encodes MRGPEPGPEPTMEGDVLDTLEALGYKGPLLEEQALTKAAEGGLSSPEFSELCIWLGSQIKSLCNLEESITSAGRDDLESFQLEISGFLKEMACPYSVLISGDIKDRLKKKEDCLKLLLFLSTELQASQILQNKKHKNSQLDKNSDIYQEVQAMFDTLGIPKSTTSDIPHMLNQVESKVKDILSKVQKNHVGKPLLKIDLTSEQAEQLERINDALSCEYECRRRMLMKRLDVTVQSFGWSDRAKVKTDDIARIYQPKRYALSPKTTVTMAHLLAAREDLSKIIRTSSGTSREKTACAINKVLMGRVPDRGGRPNEIEPPPPEMPPWQKRQEGGGGRGGWGGGGGGGGRGGGGGGGGRGGWGGGGGWGGGGGGGGGGGWGGGGGGGRGGFQGRGDYGGRGGYGGRGGYGGRGYGDPYGGGGGGGGGGYRRY; translated from the exons gTATAAAGGACCATTGTTAGAAGAGCAAGCCCTTACGAAGGCAGCAGAGGGTGGATTATCTTCACCTGAATTTTCAGAGCTCTGTATTTGGTTAGGCTCTCAAATAAAATCATTATGCAACTTGGAAGAAAGTATCACGTCTGCTG gaagagatgatcTAGAGAGCTTCCAGCTTGAGATAagtggctttttaaaagaaatggcaTGTCCATATTCTGTACTCATATCAGGAGATATTAAAGATCgtttaaaaaagaaggaggacTGTTTGAAACTTCTAT TATTTTTAAGTACAGAACTTCAAGCTTCACAGATACTACAgaacaagaaacataaaaattctcAATTAGATAAAAATAGTGACATTTATCAGGAAGTTCAAGCTATGTTTGATACACTTGGTATACCCAAGTCAACAACTTCTGACATTCCGCATATGCTAAACCAAGTGGAATCAAAG GTGAAAGATATTCTCTCAAAGGTCCAGAAAAATCATGTGGGAAAACCACTGCTGAAAATTGATTTAACTTCAGAACAGGCG GAACaacttgaaagaataaatgatgcTCTTTCCTGTGAATATGAGTGCCGCCGGCGAATGTTAATGAAACGATTAGATGTGACTGTACAGTCCTTTGGATGGTCTGATAGAGCAAAG GTAAAAACAGATGATATAGCAAGAATTTATCAGCCTAAACGTTATGCTTTGTCACCCAAGACAACAGTTACAATGGCACATCTACTTGCTGCTCGTGAAGATCTATCCAAGATCATTAGGACAAGTAGTGGCACCAGCCGGGAGAAGACCGCATGTGCCATCAATAAG GTGCTGATGGGAAGGGTGCCTGACAGGGGAGGCCGGCCGAATGAAATTGAACCACCACCCCCAGAAATGCCCCCTTGGCAAAAGAGACAAGAAGGCGGCGGTGGAAGGGGTggttggggtggtggtggtggaggtggtggtagaggaggtggtgggggtgggggtggaagagGTGGCTGGGGGGGTGGAGGAGGttggggaggtggtgggggagggggagggggaggagggtgggggggaggaggaggaggtggtagAGGAGGTTTCCAAGGCAGGGGAGATTATGGTGGAAGAGGGGGTTATGGTGGAAGAGGGGGCTATGGTGGAAGAGGCTACGGAGATCCAtatggaggaggaggtggtggtggtggtggaggataTAGAAgatactaa